Proteins encoded within one genomic window of Couchioplanes caeruleus:
- a CDS encoding MDR family MFS transporter, whose amino-acid sequence MRGWLREAAGGLPRQFWFLWTGTLINRLGAFAVIYLAIYLTQEQHFTQSQAGLVLGAYGVGGGIGTMTGGVLTDRWGRRPTMLTAQFGTAALMLALGFADGFWQLMLGAWLLGLFAEGVRPAFQAMMVDVVPDKDRVRAYSLNYWAVNLGFAGAAILAGFAAKFDYLLLFVVDAGTTLVTALISLIFLAETRPARAATRRTGGGPGLGTVFRDRVFLVFLGLNFVVVLVIMQHMSTLPIAMSADGLSPATFGWVIAANGIMIVAGQLFVPKLIDGRNRSRVLALATVIMGVGFGLTAFAGSPAFYAVTVVIWTLGEMLQSPSNSALVAELSPSLLRGRYQGVSSLSWSAGSALAPVVGGFVQQHAGNTVLWLSCAVIGVLVAAGQIFSGPARERRAAELRVSEHRPAGPSPAGPSPAGPSPAGPSPAGPSPAGPSPAATETPHAEDVTPPQAVRVPADG is encoded by the coding sequence GTGCGCGGGTGGTTGCGGGAAGCGGCGGGTGGGCTGCCCCGGCAGTTCTGGTTCCTCTGGACCGGCACACTGATCAACCGGCTGGGCGCCTTCGCCGTCATCTACCTCGCCATCTACCTCACCCAGGAGCAGCACTTCACGCAGAGCCAGGCCGGGCTCGTGCTGGGCGCCTACGGCGTCGGCGGCGGGATCGGCACCATGACCGGCGGCGTGCTCACCGACCGCTGGGGCCGGCGCCCCACGATGCTGACCGCCCAGTTCGGCACCGCCGCGCTGATGCTCGCCCTCGGCTTCGCCGACGGCTTCTGGCAGCTCATGCTCGGCGCGTGGTTGCTGGGCCTGTTCGCCGAGGGGGTACGGCCCGCGTTCCAGGCGATGATGGTCGACGTCGTGCCGGACAAGGACCGCGTACGGGCGTACTCGCTGAACTACTGGGCGGTCAACCTGGGCTTCGCCGGCGCCGCGATCCTGGCCGGTTTCGCCGCCAAGTTCGACTACCTGCTGCTCTTCGTGGTCGATGCGGGAACCACCCTCGTCACGGCCCTGATCAGCCTGATCTTCCTGGCCGAGACCCGGCCGGCGCGCGCGGCGACCCGCCGGACCGGGGGCGGCCCCGGGCTCGGCACGGTGTTCCGCGACCGGGTCTTCCTGGTCTTCCTCGGGCTCAACTTCGTCGTCGTGCTGGTGATCATGCAGCACATGTCGACGCTGCCGATCGCGATGAGCGCGGACGGGCTGAGCCCGGCCACGTTCGGCTGGGTGATCGCGGCGAACGGCATCATGATCGTCGCCGGCCAGCTCTTCGTGCCGAAGCTGATCGACGGCCGCAACCGCTCCCGGGTACTGGCCCTCGCCACCGTCATCATGGGCGTCGGGTTCGGCCTGACCGCCTTCGCGGGCTCGCCCGCCTTCTACGCGGTCACGGTGGTCATCTGGACGCTGGGCGAGATGCTGCAGAGCCCCTCGAACTCCGCCCTGGTCGCGGAGCTGTCGCCGTCCCTGCTGCGCGGGCGCTACCAGGGCGTCAGCTCGCTCTCGTGGTCGGCGGGCTCCGCGCTGGCGCCGGTAGTCGGCGGCTTCGTCCAGCAGCACGCGGGCAACACGGTGCTGTGGCTGAGCTGCGCGGTGATCGGCGTGCTGGTGGCGGCCGGTCAGATTTTCTCCGGGCCGGCCCGGGAACGCCGCGCCGCGGAACTCCGGGTCTCCGAGCACCGGCCGGCGGGTCCCTCGCCTGCCGGACCTTCGCCTGCCGGACCTTCGCCTGCCGGCCCCTCGCCTGCCGGACCTTCGCCTGCCGGCCCCTCGCCGGCCGCGACGGAGACCCCGCACGCGGAGGACGTCACCCCGCCTCAGGCGGTCCGGGTCCCGGCCGACGGCTGA
- a CDS encoding phosphoglyceromutase, which translates to MEGMTGTLVLLRHGESEWNAKNLFTGWVDVDLNAKGETEARRGGELLKEHGLLPDVVHTSVLRRAIRTSEIALHTADRHWIPVKRHWRLNERHYGALQGKDKKQTLEAYGEEQFMLWRRSYDVPPPPIEDGDEYSQIADPRYADLPPELKPRSECLKDVLLRALPYWYDAVVPDLRAGKTVLVAAHGNSLRAIVKHLDQISDEAIAKLNIPTGIPLRYDLDDTLRPVTAGGAYLDPETAKEAAAAVANQGR; encoded by the coding sequence ATGGAGGGCATGACTGGGACCCTTGTGCTGCTGCGCCACGGCGAGAGCGAGTGGAACGCCAAGAACCTCTTCACCGGCTGGGTCGACGTCGACCTGAACGCCAAGGGTGAGACCGAGGCCCGCCGTGGCGGCGAGTTGCTGAAGGAGCACGGGCTGCTGCCCGACGTGGTGCACACCAGCGTGCTGCGCCGCGCGATCCGCACCAGCGAGATCGCCCTGCACACGGCGGACCGGCATTGGATCCCGGTGAAGCGCCACTGGCGGCTCAACGAGCGGCACTACGGCGCGCTGCAGGGCAAGGACAAGAAGCAGACCCTGGAGGCGTACGGCGAGGAGCAGTTCATGCTCTGGCGCCGGTCGTACGACGTCCCGCCGCCCCCGATCGAGGACGGCGACGAGTATTCGCAGATCGCCGACCCGCGCTACGCGGACCTGCCGCCGGAGCTGAAGCCACGCTCCGAGTGCCTGAAGGACGTGCTGCTGCGCGCCCTGCCGTACTGGTACGACGCGGTCGTCCCGGACCTGCGGGCGGGCAAGACGGTGCTCGTCGCCGCGCACGGCAACTCGCTGCGCGCCATCGTGAAGCACCTCGACCAGATCTCCGACGAGGCGATCGCCAAGCTCAACATCCCCACCGGCATCCCGCTGCGCTACGACCTGGACGACACGCTGCGCCCGGTCACGGCCGGCGGCGCCTACCTCGACCCGGAAACCGCGAAGGAGGCGGCCGCCGCCGTCGCGAACCAGGGTCGCTGA
- the phoU gene encoding phosphate signaling complex protein PhoU: MREEFQADLNEVSRLLVTMAEAVRAALRKATTALLTADREAAESVVTRDAEVDEIYRQVETKVADTIARQAPVASDLRMVITALHISADLERMGDLAEHVAKTALRRHPSPAVPAELRPVFRQMAEVADRMADKITNVLANPDADLAAELEKDDDAMDDLERDLFKVLLHDDWPYGAETAIDGALLGRFYERYADHAVNSGQHMIYLITGEQAQD, encoded by the coding sequence ATGCGCGAGGAGTTTCAAGCCGACCTCAACGAGGTCAGTCGCCTGCTGGTGACGATGGCGGAGGCCGTACGCGCCGCGCTGCGGAAGGCGACCACCGCCCTGCTGACCGCCGACCGCGAAGCCGCCGAGTCCGTCGTGACCCGCGACGCCGAGGTCGACGAGATCTACCGCCAGGTCGAGACGAAGGTCGCCGACACCATCGCCCGGCAGGCGCCGGTCGCCTCCGACCTGCGCATGGTGATCACCGCCCTGCACATCTCCGCCGACCTCGAACGCATGGGCGACCTGGCCGAGCACGTGGCCAAGACCGCGCTGCGCCGCCACCCCTCGCCGGCCGTACCGGCGGAGCTGCGCCCGGTCTTTCGGCAGATGGCCGAGGTGGCCGACCGCATGGCCGACAAGATCACCAACGTTCTCGCCAATCCCGACGCCGACCTCGCGGCCGAGCTCGAGAAGGACGACGACGCCATGGACGACCTGGAGCGTGACCTGTTCAAGGTCCTGCTCCACGACGACTGGCCCTACGGCGCGGAGACGGCGATCGACGGCGCCCTGCTCGGCCGCTTCTACGAGCGCTACGCCGACCACGCGGTCAACTCGGGCCAGCACATGATCTACCTGATCACCGGCGAGCAGGCCCAGGACTGA